The DNA window ATTGCCTCAGATGATGGCATCGGAGTGAATCGCAAGGTCGCAAAGGGGACAAAGAATATATTAAATCATCCTGCTATGACTGAGGATGAATTTAATCGTGCCTTTCAAGCTGGCTATGAACGGGTACAACATTATGTAAAGCAAGGGATAAATCTTTTTTCCTTTGGTGAAATGGGACTTGGTAATACGACGACTTCTGCCTGTGTGTTGTCTGCCTTAACTGGAGCTGATCCCACTGAAACAGTAGGACCCGGTTCTTGGCCGAATAAACCAGATTTGATGAAACGAAAAATTGATTTTGTGCGCGCTGTATTAGATAAACATAAGGCTAGTATCGTTTCTGTCAGTGAAGTTGAAAGAGTTCGTAAAATCGTAGCCCATGTAGGGGGCTTTGATATTGCAGCTATTCTTGGGGCTATGCTCGCTTGTGTTGAGTTTAAAAAGCCCTTTGTCATTGATGGCTTTATTACAGCTGTATCAGCAGCTTGTGCGGTACATATGAATGATTGTGTTAAGGATTATGCATTGCCATCTCATAACTCTCGAGAAAAAGGCACAGAGCTAGCTTTAGCAGAGTTAGATATTACACAAGACATGGTTCCTATTCAAGCACAAATGTCGATGGGGGAAGGCACGGGGGCCATCTTGATGGTACAAATGCTCAAAACTACACAGCATATGTTTGTACATGTGGGCACCTTTGCAGATTTGATGAAATTATAAGGAGGACGAATGAAAATAAATAAATACTTTGATATACATTTTGAGCGAGCTGATGATGCAACTATCGCTAAAAGACTGATAGGTGGGGCTAAGATTAAGGGACCTGCTTTAGTTATCCTGATCCTTTCCATATTTATTGCCTC is part of the Veillonella sp. genome and encodes:
- a CDS encoding nicotinate-nucleotide--dimethylbenzimidazole phosphoribosyltransferase, whose amino-acid sequence is MKDKSVLPIEEQLNRFLQPKCLIPGGLGLWEDYFRKICTAWGEISGEIRPQHIIFSADNGCNMEGYVGYNYEVTQKQSRNMLLGRSSATQFCNFNNIPYEVVDVGIASDDGIGVNRKVAKGTKNILNHPAMTEDEFNRAFQAGYERVQHYVKQGINLFSFGEMGLGNTTTSACVLSALTGADPTETVGPGSWPNKPDLMKRKIDFVRAVLDKHKASIVSVSEVERVRKIVAHVGGFDIAAILGAMLACVEFKKPFVIDGFITAVSAACAVHMNDCVKDYALPSHNSREKGTELALAELDITQDMVPIQAQMSMGEGTGAILMVQMLKTTQHMFVHVGTFADLMKL